A section of the Phycodurus eques isolate BA_2022a chromosome 4, UOR_Pequ_1.1, whole genome shotgun sequence genome encodes:
- the ankrd28b gene encoding serine/threonine-protein phosphatase 6 regulatory ankyrin repeat subunit A, which produces MVVLKIRDQPALLKAIFNVDPDEVRSLIFKKEDVNAQDNEKRTPLHAAAYLGDAEIIELLILSGARVNAKDSKWLTPLHRAVASCSEEAVQVLLKHSADVNARDKNWQTPLHIAAANKAVRCAEALVPLLSNVNVSDRAGRTALHHAAFSGHLEMVQLLLSRGANINAFDKKDRRAIHWAAYMGHIEVVKLLASHGAEVGCKDKKSYTPLHAAASSGMISVVKYFLDLAVDINEPNAYGNTPLHVACYNGQDVVVNELIECGANVNQVNEKGFAPLHFTAASRQGKLCLELLVCNGADVNIKSKDAKTPLHMTAIHGRFSRSLAIIENGAEVDCEDKNGNTPLHIAARYGHELLINTLIANRADTTKRGVHGMFPLHLAALSGFSDCCRKLLSSDFDIDTPDDFGRTCLQAAAAGGNLECLNLLLNTGADLNKKDSFGRTSLHYAAANCNYQCLFALVRSGASVNDVDERGCTPLHYAAASDTDGKCLEYLLRNDANPGIRDNQGYNAVHYASAYGHRLCLELMASETPLDELMENSGTDILNDSEVRAPISPLHLAAYHGHHQAMEVLVQSLLDLNVRNSQGRTPLDLAAFKGHVECVDVLINQGASILVKDFTLKRTPIHAAATNGHSECLRLLIGNADLQSAVDIQDGNGQTPLMLSVLSGHTDCVYSLLNKGAGVEAKDRWGRTALHRGAVTGHEECVEALLQHSASFLVQDCKGRTPIHLAAACGHIGVLGGLLHAAQSLETPPVLTDSQGYTPLHWSCYNGHDTCVEVLLEQEIFQKAEGNPFTPLHCAVIRDNEGAAEMLIDTMGPAIVNAKDSKNRTPLHAAAFTDHVECLQLLLSHNAQVNSVDAAGRTPLMMAAENGQTNAVELLVSSAKADLTIQDAVKNTALHLACSKGHETSALLILEKISDKNLINATNAALQTPLHVAARNGLTVVVQELLAKGASVLAVDENGYTPALACAPNKDVADCLALILATMMPVSPCTPAATLPFSAINHYTTSPSKSITFDSLPVLHGQHSSYCSFNNISHRDVFYKDEELNDSDSETY; this is translated from the exons ATGGTGGTTCTCAAAATTCGAGACCAG CCTGCTTTGCTGAAAGCAATTTTCAATGTGGACCCTGATGAAGTGCGCTCACTTATATTCAAAAAGGAGGACGTGAATGCCCAG GACAATGAGAAGCGGACGCCACTCCATGCTGCTGCCTACCTTGGAGATGCAGAAATTATAGAACTTCTGATCCTCTCAG GTGCCAGAGTAAATGCCAAAGATAGCAAGTGGCTCACTCCTCTCCATCGAGCTGTTGCCTCCTGTAGCGAG GAGGCTGTGCAAGTATTGCTGAAACACTCTGCAGACGTAAATGCCCGAGACAAGAACTGGCAGACGCCGCTACACATCGCGGCTGCCAACAAAGCAGTCCGCTGTGCCGAAGCACTCGTCCCTCTGCTCAGCAATGTGAACGTGTCGGACAGAGCTGGCCGGACTGCGCTGCACCATGCAGCCTTCAGTGGTCACCTGGAG ATGGTGCAGCTCTTGCTGTCGAGAGGGGCCAACATCAATGCTTTCGACAAGAAGGACCGGCGTGCAATCCATTGGGCAGCCTACATGG GTCACATTGAAGTGGTAAAGCTGCTGGCGTCTCATGGAGCCGAAGTGGGCTGCAAAGATAAGAAATCGTACACACCTCTGCACGCAGCTGCCTCCAGTGGGATGATCAGTGTTGTCAAATACTTCCTGGACCTGGCGGTTGAT atCAATGAGCCTAACGCGTACGGCAACACGCCACTCCATGTGGCCTGCTATAACGGTCAAGATGTGGTGGTGAACGAGCTCATAGAGTGTGGGGCGAATGTCAACCAGGTGAACGAGAAGGGCTTTGCGCCCCTCCACTTTACTGCTGCTTCCCGGCAAGGCAAGCTATGTCTGGAGCTGCTTGTCTGCAATGGGGCTGATGTCAACATCAAG agtAAGGATGCAAAGACTCCCCTCCACATGACAGCAATCCATGGAAGATTCTCAAGGTCTCTAGCAATCATTGAAAATG GGGCTGAGGTTGACTGTGAGGATAAGAACGGAAATACGCCGCTGCATATTGCTGCACGATACGGACACGAGCTGCTCATCAACACGCTCATTGCCAACAGAGCTGACACCACCAA ACGAGGGGTCCACGGTATGTTCCCACTGCATTTGGCTGCTCTCAGTGGATTCTCTGACTGCTGCCGAAAGCTTCTGTCTTCAG ATTTTGATATAGACACTCCTgatgactttggaaggacttgtTTACAAGCCGCAGCTGCTGGAGG AAACCTGGAATGTCTCAATCTACTTCTCAACACGGGGGCAGACTTAAACAAAAAGGACAGCTTTGGCAG GACTTCTCTGCACTACGCTGCTGCCAACTGTAACTACCAGTGTCTGTTTGCGCTGGTGCGCTCTGGGGCCAGTGTCAACGACGTTGACGAGAGGGGCTGCACTCCGCTTCACTACGCCGCCGCTTCTGACACAGATGGAAA GTGCCTGGAATATTTACTGCGAAATGATGCAAATCCAGGGATCCGAGACAATCAGGGCTACAATGCTGTGCATTATGCCTCTGCATATGGACATCGCCTCTGTCTGGAGCTG ATGGCAAGTGAAACACCTCTAGATGAG TTAATGGAAAACTCAGGGACAGACATCCTCAATGACTCTGAAGTCCGAGCTCCCATAAGCCCTTTGCACCTTGCT GCATACCACGGTCACCACCAAGCCATGGAGGTTCTGGTGCAGTCTCTATTGGACCTGAATGTGAGAAACAGCCAAGGGCGCACACCTCTAGACTTGGCTGCGTTTAAGGGCCATGTGGAGTGTGTGGATGTTTTAATCAACCAGGGTGCCTCCATCTTGGTCAAAGACTTTACCTTAAAGCGAACTCCTATTCATGCTGCAG CTACTAATGGTCATTCAGAATGTTTACGTTTGCTAATTGGAAATGCTGATCTTCAAAGTGCAGTGGACATTCAAGATGGTAACGGACA AACCCCTCTGATGCTGTCTGTTCTAAGTGGACACACAGACTGTGTATATTCCTTGCTTAATAAGGGAGCCGGTGTAGAAGCCAAAGACAGGTGGGGCAGGACTGCCCTGCATAGAGGA gCTGTGACTGGTCACGAGGAATGTGTGGAGGCTTTGCTTCAGCATAGTGCCAGCTTTCTGGTGCAGGACTGTAAAGGCCGCACACCCATCCACCTGGCAGCAGCATGTGGACACATTGGTGTACTAGGAGGTCTGCTGCATGCTGCCCAGTCTTTGGAAACACCTCCAGTGTTAACAGACAGCCAAGGCTACACACCGCTGCACTGGTCCTGCTATAATG GTCATGATACATGCGTGGAGGTTCTGTTGGAACAAGAGATTTtccaaaaagcagaaggcaaTCCCTTTACCCCACTTCACTGTGCTGT GATCCGTGACAATGAAGGTGCTGCTGAGATGCTAATAGACACCATGGGCCCTGCCATTGTCAACGCCAAAGACAGTAAAAACAG GACCCCTCTGCATGCTGCAGCCTTCACTGACCATGTTGAGTGTCTGCAGCTGTTGCTGAGCCACAACGCTCAGGTCAACAGTGTGGATGCCGCGGGGAGGACCCCGCTCATGATGGCTGCCGAGAACGGCCAAACCAACGCTGTCG AGCTCCTGGTGAGTAGTGCAAAAGCAGATCTCACTATTCAGGATGCAGTGAAGAACACTGCGCTTCATCTTGCTTGTAGTAAG ggaCATGAAACCAGTGCCTTGTTGATATTGGAGAAGATTTCAGATAAGAACCTCATAAATGCCACTAATGCCGCCTTACAGAC gcCTCTGCACGTAGCTGCAAGGAATGGCCTGACGGTGGTGGTGCAAGAGCTGCTCGCAAAAGGAGCCAGTGTCCTTGCAGTCGATGAGAatg GTTACACACCCGCCTTGGCTTGTGCCCCCAACAAAGACGTGGCAGACTGCCTCGCCCTCATCCTGGCCACCATGATGCCTGTGTCACCCTGCACCCCGGCGGCCACCCTTCCTTTCAGTGCCATTAACCACTACACCACCAGCCCCTCCAAGAGCATCACCTTCGATAGCCTTCCTGTGCTGCACGGCCAGCACAGCTCCTACTGCAGCTTCAACAACATTAGCCATCGCGATGTCTTCTACAAAGACGAAGAGCTCAACGACTCTGACTCAGAGACGTACTGA